One genomic region from Skermania piniformis encodes:
- a CDS encoding metal ABC transporter permease, giving the protein MNERLSGALGKLFDFGTTAHLLSYGFVQQALLAAAILGVLAGVLGPLIVSRQMSFAVHGTSELALTGASAALLAGISVGLGAIVGSVVAAVLFGLLGGRARERDSVIGVLLSFGLGLSVLFIWLYPGRTGTSFALLVGQIVGVGSSGLGLLAACSVTVLAVLAVVYRPLLFASADPEVAAARGVPVRALSIVFAVLVGIAAALGVQIVGALLVLALLITPAAAAAQVSADPVRVTLLAVLFAELAAVGGIVASLAPGVPVSTFVTTISFVIYLACRAVAARRPTRS; this is encoded by the coding sequence ATGAACGAGCGACTGTCCGGCGCACTGGGCAAGCTCTTCGACTTCGGCACCACCGCCCACCTGCTGTCCTACGGATTCGTCCAACAGGCGTTGCTCGCCGCCGCGATCCTGGGTGTCCTGGCCGGCGTGCTCGGCCCGCTGATCGTCAGCCGGCAGATGTCGTTCGCGGTGCACGGGACCAGCGAACTCGCCCTGACCGGGGCGTCGGCGGCACTACTTGCCGGGATCAGTGTCGGGCTGGGCGCGATCGTCGGTTCGGTCGTGGCGGCGGTGCTGTTCGGTCTGCTCGGCGGCCGCGCGCGGGAACGCGACTCGGTGATCGGCGTGCTGCTGTCCTTCGGTCTGGGCCTGTCGGTGCTGTTCATCTGGCTCTATCCGGGTCGAACCGGCACCAGCTTCGCGCTCTTGGTCGGGCAGATCGTCGGGGTCGGCAGCAGCGGGCTCGGCCTGCTCGCGGCCTGCTCGGTCACGGTGCTGGCGGTGCTCGCGGTGGTGTATCGGCCGTTGCTGTTCGCCAGTGCGGACCCGGAGGTGGCGGCGGCGCGTGGGGTCCCGGTCCGGGCATTGTCCATCGTGTTCGCCGTATTGGTCGGGATCGCCGCGGCGCTCGGCGTACAGATCGTCGGCGCGCTACTGGTCCTGGCCCTGTTGATCACCCCGGCCGCAGCCGCGGCTCAGGTCAGCGCCGACCCGGTCCGGGTGACCTTGCTGGCGGTGCTGTTCGCCGAGCTGGCTGCGGTCGGCGGAATCGTGGCATCGCTGGCGCCGGGTGTCCCCGTGTCGACCTTCGTGACCACGATCTCGTTCGTGATCTACCTGGCCTGCCGGGCGGTTGCCGCGCGACGACCGACCCGGTCGTGA
- a CDS encoding enoyl-CoA hydratase/isomerase family protein, translating into MSSEVQVDVTDRVALLTLNRPAQQNAMTPTMADALGGALHRCDLEDAVRAVVITGTPPAFCAGTNLTGRGRKPDPKAVSITVEPAPWRVRKPVIAAVNGHAVGFGLALALQCDLRYVADDAIYGLVQTRRGVLADGYVHWTLPRLIGVARAAELMLTGRSFDGTEAQALGLANLSLSADEVLPTALAVARDIATGTAPLATALSKRLLWAALDMSPDAVGRLEQDLRRHLSQMPDAGEGVAAYLDRRMPDWHDSVTTNWPAGPWDGPQQTGSIGS; encoded by the coding sequence ATGTCATCTGAAGTGCAGGTCGACGTCACCGACCGGGTCGCCCTGCTCACCCTGAACCGCCCGGCGCAACAGAACGCCATGACCCCGACGATGGCCGACGCGCTCGGCGGCGCCCTGCACCGGTGCGACCTGGAAGATGCTGTTCGGGCCGTGGTGATCACCGGCACGCCGCCCGCCTTCTGCGCCGGCACCAACCTGACCGGCCGTGGTCGCAAGCCCGACCCGAAGGCGGTGTCGATCACCGTCGAGCCGGCACCGTGGCGGGTACGCAAACCGGTGATCGCGGCGGTCAACGGCCACGCGGTCGGGTTCGGGCTGGCCTTGGCCCTGCAGTGCGACCTGCGCTACGTCGCCGACGACGCGATATACGGCCTGGTCCAAACCCGGCGCGGGGTGCTGGCCGACGGCTACGTGCACTGGACCTTGCCGCGGTTGATCGGGGTCGCGCGGGCCGCCGAGCTGATGCTCACCGGGCGATCGTTCGACGGCACCGAAGCCCAGGCGCTCGGCCTGGCCAACCTGAGCCTGTCCGCCGACGAAGTGTTGCCGACCGCGTTGGCCGTCGCCCGCGACATCGCGACCGGCACGGCACCGCTGGCCACCGCGCTGTCCAAGCGGCTGCTCTGGGCAGCGCTGGACATGAGCCCGGACGCAGTCGGTCGACTGGAGCAGGACCTGCGCCGACACCTGTCTCAGATGCCCGATGCCGGCGAAGGGGTCGCGGCGTACCTGGACCGCCGGATGCCCGACTGGCACGACAGCGTGACGACGAACTGGCCCGCCGGGCCGTGGGACGGACCGCAGCAAACCGGCTCGATCGGCTCCTGA
- the rlmB gene encoding 23S rRNA (guanosine(2251)-2'-O)-methyltransferase RlmB: MAGNSHRRGAVRKTGSKKGQVVGSGGQRRRALEGRGATPPAEQRVNHPAAKRARAAAKAGKPSKPAPSRRPDDGPEWVLGRNPTVECLRAGVPATALYVAVGTANDERLTESVQLAANAGVAILEVPRAELDRLSANGLHQGVALQVPPYRYAYPDDLLARARSAGEPALLVALDNITDPRNLGAVVRSTAAFGGHGVLIPQRRSASVTAVAWRTSAGAAARLPVARATNLTRTLRDWAAAGPQVVGLDAGGDTALDDFDGTGPTVVVVGSEGKGLSRLVREQCDLVLGIPMAGPVESLNASVAAGVVLADIARQRRRAR, encoded by the coding sequence ATGGCCGGTAATTCGCATCGGCGCGGCGCGGTCCGCAAGACCGGCAGCAAGAAGGGGCAGGTGGTGGGCTCCGGCGGGCAACGCCGTCGGGCCCTGGAGGGCCGCGGTGCCACCCCGCCGGCCGAACAACGGGTAAACCATCCGGCGGCCAAGCGGGCGCGAGCTGCGGCCAAGGCCGGCAAGCCGAGCAAGCCGGCCCCGTCGCGTCGGCCCGACGACGGTCCCGAGTGGGTGCTCGGCCGCAACCCGACCGTGGAGTGCCTGCGAGCCGGGGTGCCGGCGACTGCGCTGTACGTAGCGGTGGGTACGGCGAACGACGAGCGGCTCACCGAGAGCGTGCAGCTGGCGGCGAACGCCGGCGTGGCGATCCTGGAGGTGCCGCGCGCCGAGCTGGATCGGTTGAGCGCCAACGGCCTGCATCAGGGCGTCGCGTTGCAGGTGCCGCCGTATCGGTACGCCTACCCGGACGACCTGCTGGCCCGGGCGCGTAGCGCCGGCGAGCCGGCGCTGCTGGTCGCGCTGGACAACATCACCGACCCGCGCAACCTCGGCGCCGTGGTGCGCTCGACCGCGGCGTTCGGCGGGCACGGGGTGCTGATCCCGCAGCGGCGCAGCGCGAGCGTGACGGCGGTGGCGTGGCGGACCAGCGCCGGCGCGGCGGCTCGGCTACCGGTGGCGCGAGCGACCAACCTGACCCGTACCCTGCGGGATTGGGCGGCGGCCGGACCGCAGGTGGTCGGTTTGGACGCCGGCGGCGACACCGCGCTCGACGACTTCGACGGCACCGGGCCCACGGTGGTGGTGGTGGGCTCCGAGGGCAAGGGCCTGTCCCGGCTGGTTCGGGAGCAGTGCGACCTCGTGCTCGGCATTCCGATGGCCGGCCCGGTGGAGTCGCTGAATGCCTCGGTCGCGGCCGGGGTGGTCCTGGCCGATATCGCCCGGCAGCGTCGCCGCGCCCGCTGA
- a CDS encoding metal ABC transporter solute-binding protein, Zn/Mn family encodes MTGATARPAVTLVAATLVALTLGGCGSGEPESDRLDVVTTTDVWAGVAAAVGGSGVQVRSIISDPTADPHSFEPTPADAATVADAALVVYNGGDYDPFVPTILAAENDPARQVVNAFELRHDRADTNEHVWYDPATVAAVADAIATELGRLDPSRRDYYADRATDFDRQLDTVRAVTDRIAREHPGAPVAQTEPVSHYLLVAAKVDDRTPAEFENAIETETDPPPAALAAVQDLLSQKQVRALIDNTQTTDSRTRSLRDTATRAGVRVVEVSETLPAGTEFIDWQVRTAQALADALR; translated from the coding sequence GTGACCGGAGCTACCGCGCGTCCCGCCGTTACGCTCGTCGCCGCCACGCTCGTCGCGCTCACCCTCGGCGGTTGCGGATCCGGCGAACCCGAATCGGACCGGCTCGACGTGGTGACCACGACGGATGTGTGGGCCGGCGTCGCCGCAGCGGTCGGCGGTTCCGGGGTGCAGGTCCGGTCGATCATCAGCGACCCCACAGCGGACCCGCACTCGTTCGAGCCGACCCCGGCCGACGCGGCGACGGTGGCCGATGCCGCCCTGGTGGTTTACAACGGCGGTGACTACGACCCATTCGTGCCGACGATTCTGGCCGCCGAGAACGACCCTGCTCGGCAGGTGGTGAACGCGTTCGAGCTGCGGCACGATCGCGCCGACACCAACGAACACGTCTGGTACGACCCGGCGACGGTGGCCGCGGTAGCCGACGCGATCGCGACCGAGCTGGGCCGGCTCGACCCGAGCCGACGCGACTACTACGCCGACCGAGCGACCGACTTCGACCGGCAACTCGACACGGTCCGGGCGGTCACCGACCGGATCGCCCGGGAACATCCCGGCGCACCGGTAGCCCAGACCGAGCCGGTATCGCATTACCTCCTGGTGGCCGCGAAGGTCGACGACCGCACTCCGGCCGAGTTCGAGAACGCGATCGAGACCGAGACCGATCCGCCGCCGGCCGCACTCGCTGCCGTCCAGGACTTGTTGTCGCAGAAGCAAGTTCGCGCGCTGATCGACAACACGCAGACCACCGACAGTCGCACCCGAAGCCTGCGGGACACCGCGACCCGGGCCGGGGTGCGGGTGGTGGAGGTCAGTGAGACGCTGCCGGCCGGGACCGAGTTCATCGACTGGCAGGTCCGCACCGCACAAGCGCTCGCGGACGCGCTGCGATGA
- the otsB gene encoding trehalose-phosphatase, protein MTAGDLPVELCRELARIARTPRLLVASDYDGTIAPIVSDPAEAHPHSESVRALRALAGLTATTAAVISGRALRDLAVLSRLPVEVHLVGSHGSEFDLGFVHAIDNDAKQLLDEIITELTDLASTHPGVTVEVKPASVALHVRNATPEVGRQALDRVRHGAASWVGVQVTEGKAVIELAVVPTDKGYALDLLRHQESASAAIFFGDDVTDEKAFARLQGPDIGVKVGEGASLAGFRVPDTGSVAAALAFLLEERRTWLAGASAPPIERCTMLASPRSVALLTPDAVVTWFCHPEPDSAAMFAHLLGGPAAGHFSIRPERTGLPLSQRYLDGTMTVETRWAKLQVVDYLPHDVTPDRTDLTRVITGEAPAIVEFAPRPEFGQVPVQIEAEAEGLRVHGPNDPLVLRSPGVTWAVVSDGTHQTARAVVDPSTGPIVLELRCGTGDLGASPTDEAARRDRAETYWSSWTRTLHLPPLKPDLMKRSALTLRGLVHQPSGSILAAATTSLPEDIGGVRNWDYRYCWLRDAALTASALVSVGSLGEAQAYLGWVHDVLATLSGPEWLHPLYTLYGGGLPPEAVIDSLPGYAGSRPVRVGNAANMQVQLDVFGPIVDLIHLLARARADRGMPDPLPDRDWELVCAMVAAVTRRWHEPDHGIWEIRGNPRHHVYSKVMGWLTVDRATDLAQRYEREVDPAWPQLRTTIADDVLTNGWNDEVQSFTAAYDGTDLDAASLHIGLSGLVDPADPRFAATVLATEADLRSGSTVYRYHHDDGLPGGEGGFHLCAAWLVEAYLLVGRRSDAEALFDQLVHAAGPTGLLSEEYDPVAERSLGNHPQAYSHLGLLRCAQLLSAG, encoded by the coding sequence GTGACTGCCGGAGATCTACCTGTCGAGCTCTGTCGTGAACTTGCCCGGATCGCGCGTACCCCACGCTTGCTCGTGGCCTCGGACTACGACGGCACGATTGCGCCGATCGTGTCCGACCCCGCCGAAGCCCACCCCCATTCGGAATCGGTGCGCGCGTTGCGGGCGCTGGCCGGACTGACGGCGACGACCGCGGCGGTGATCTCCGGTCGGGCGCTCCGCGACCTCGCGGTGCTCTCCCGGCTACCGGTCGAGGTGCATCTGGTCGGCAGCCACGGCTCCGAATTCGACCTCGGATTCGTGCACGCGATCGACAACGACGCCAAACAGCTGCTCGACGAGATCATCACCGAGCTCACCGACCTGGCGTCCACCCATCCCGGGGTGACCGTCGAGGTGAAACCGGCCAGCGTCGCGTTGCACGTGCGTAATGCCACCCCGGAAGTAGGCCGCCAAGCGCTGGATCGCGTCCGCCACGGCGCCGCCAGCTGGGTCGGGGTGCAGGTGACCGAGGGCAAAGCGGTGATCGAGCTGGCGGTGGTGCCGACCGACAAGGGTTACGCGCTGGATCTGCTCCGGCACCAGGAGAGCGCCTCGGCAGCAATCTTCTTCGGCGACGACGTCACCGACGAGAAAGCGTTCGCCCGGTTGCAAGGCCCGGACATCGGGGTGAAGGTGGGCGAGGGCGCATCACTCGCCGGCTTCCGCGTTCCGGACACCGGGTCGGTGGCCGCCGCGCTGGCGTTCCTCCTGGAAGAGCGCCGCACCTGGCTGGCCGGGGCGAGCGCCCCGCCGATCGAGCGGTGCACCATGCTGGCCAGCCCCCGATCGGTTGCCTTGCTGACCCCCGACGCCGTGGTCACCTGGTTCTGCCACCCCGAACCGGACTCGGCCGCGATGTTCGCGCACCTGCTCGGCGGACCGGCTGCGGGACACTTCTCGATCCGCCCGGAGCGGACCGGGCTACCGCTGTCCCAGCGGTATCTGGACGGCACGATGACCGTCGAAACCCGTTGGGCAAAGCTTCAAGTGGTCGACTACCTGCCGCACGACGTCACCCCGGACCGGACCGATCTCACCCGGGTGATCACCGGTGAGGCGCCGGCGATCGTCGAGTTCGCGCCGCGGCCCGAGTTCGGCCAGGTGCCGGTACAGATCGAAGCCGAGGCCGAGGGTCTGCGGGTGCACGGGCCGAACGACCCGCTCGTGCTCCGCTCGCCCGGCGTCACCTGGGCGGTGGTCAGCGACGGAACCCACCAGACCGCACGCGCCGTCGTCGACCCGTCGACCGGGCCGATCGTCCTGGAACTACGCTGCGGCACCGGCGATCTCGGCGCCTCGCCGACCGACGAGGCGGCCCGGCGGGACCGGGCGGAAACCTACTGGTCGAGCTGGACCCGCACCCTGCACCTGCCGCCGCTCAAGCCCGACCTGATGAAACGTTCCGCGTTGACCCTGCGCGGGCTGGTGCACCAACCGTCCGGATCGATCTTGGCCGCCGCCACCACGTCGCTGCCCGAAGACATCGGCGGGGTGCGCAACTGGGACTATCGCTACTGCTGGTTGCGCGACGCGGCGCTGACCGCATCGGCGCTGGTCTCGGTGGGCTCCCTCGGCGAGGCACAGGCCTACCTGGGCTGGGTGCACGACGTGTTGGCGACGCTGTCCGGACCGGAATGGCTGCACCCGCTCTACACCCTCTACGGCGGTGGCCTGCCGCCCGAAGCCGTGATCGACTCGCTACCCGGCTACGCCGGGTCCCGCCCGGTGCGGGTGGGCAACGCCGCGAACATGCAGGTGCAGCTGGATGTGTTCGGCCCGATCGTCGATCTGATCCACCTGCTGGCGCGGGCCCGAGCCGACCGCGGCATGCCCGACCCACTGCCCGATCGGGATTGGGAGTTGGTCTGTGCCATGGTCGCTGCGGTCACCCGGCGCTGGCACGAGCCGGACCACGGAATCTGGGAGATCCGCGGCAACCCGCGGCACCACGTCTACTCCAAGGTGATGGGCTGGCTGACCGTCGACCGGGCGACCGACCTGGCGCAGCGATACGAGCGGGAGGTCGACCCCGCGTGGCCGCAACTGCGCACCACGATCGCCGACGACGTACTCACCAACGGCTGGAACGACGAGGTGCAGTCGTTCACGGCCGCCTACGACGGCACCGACCTGGACGCAGCGTCGCTGCACATCGGATTGTCCGGACTGGTCGATCCGGCCGACCCGCGGTTTGCGGCGACCGTCCTCGCCACCGAGGCCGACCTCCGCAGCGGTTCGACGGTGTACCGGTACCACCACGACGACGGGTTGCCGGGCGGTGAAGGCGGATTCCACCTGTGCGCGGCGTGGCTGGTCGAGGCATATCTGCTGGTCGGCCGGCGATCCGATGCCGAGGCCCTGTTCGATCAGTTGGTGCACGCGGCGGGTCCGACCGGGCTGTTGAGCGAAGAGTACGACCCGGTCGCGGAGCGGTCGCTGGGCAACCATCCGCAGGCCTACAGCCATCTGGGGCTGCTGCGGTGCGCCCAGTTGTTGAGCGCCGGCTAG
- a CDS encoding ATP-grasp domain-containing protein, whose amino-acid sequence MLRDVPTLAIVHEVDSISLLHLARIYSGWMDIVWAVDDARLTAADRRQLGRFGRVCDIGGSVHEAAAVLASAGVDGVTTFADAQLVRTAEIAEILRLPGNPPEVANRLVDKGEQRRALAAAGVPVPEFVELGVATEPTSFDAVRYPAVLKPTVGAGGRTTFAAPDAGAAAWQLAALRAAGDLRPMILEECLGEYPPGQRGEYGDYVSVESVVGAGVVHTVQVVGRMPLAAEFRETGAFAPAGLCPERSAELAATVADAAAALGIRTGCLHTEIKLTADGPRIIEVNGRIGGGGVPGIVADTTGVSLYRCAALAAVGAEIEPELDQRGPRNGVSFAIALQPPLDTPVALTPGWSEVLHGIDGVRQIDVRAEQATVGHGEGSYGYLVMLAGLAESPERMLEAYRTLYSVMRPLANAQ is encoded by the coding sequence GTGCTGCGCGACGTACCGACGCTGGCGATCGTCCATGAAGTGGACTCGATTTCGCTGCTGCACCTGGCCCGGATCTACTCCGGTTGGATGGACATCGTCTGGGCGGTGGACGACGCTCGGCTCACGGCAGCCGATCGACGCCAGCTCGGCCGCTTCGGCCGGGTATGCGATATCGGTGGTTCCGTCCACGAAGCCGCAGCCGTGCTGGCATCGGCCGGCGTGGACGGAGTGACCACGTTCGCCGACGCACAGTTGGTCCGTACGGCGGAGATCGCCGAGATCTTGCGGTTACCCGGTAATCCACCCGAGGTGGCGAACCGGCTGGTCGACAAGGGCGAGCAACGGCGGGCGTTGGCCGCGGCGGGTGTCCCGGTGCCCGAGTTCGTCGAGCTCGGCGTCGCCACCGAGCCGACGTCGTTCGACGCTGTGCGGTACCCGGCGGTGCTGAAGCCGACGGTGGGTGCCGGGGGCCGGACCACGTTCGCCGCTCCGGACGCGGGTGCAGCCGCGTGGCAGCTCGCTGCGTTGCGCGCGGCCGGCGACCTCCGCCCGATGATCTTGGAAGAGTGTCTCGGTGAGTACCCGCCCGGGCAGCGCGGCGAGTACGGCGACTATGTCTCGGTCGAGTCGGTGGTCGGCGCCGGCGTGGTGCACACCGTTCAGGTGGTCGGACGGATGCCGCTGGCCGCCGAGTTCCGCGAGACCGGGGCGTTTGCACCGGCCGGACTCTGCCCCGAGCGGTCGGCGGAGCTGGCCGCGACCGTAGCGGATGCGGCGGCGGCGCTCGGTATCCGGACCGGCTGCCTGCATACCGAGATCAAGCTGACCGCGGACGGCCCTCGCATCATCGAGGTGAACGGCCGGATCGGGGGCGGCGGTGTTCCGGGCATCGTCGCCGACACCACCGGCGTGTCGCTGTACCGCTGTGCGGCGCTGGCCGCGGTGGGCGCCGAGATCGAGCCCGAACTCGACCAGCGCGGCCCGCGCAACGGGGTGTCGTTCGCGATCGCGCTGCAGCCGCCGCTGGATACCCCGGTTGCGCTGACGCCGGGCTGGTCGGAGGTACTGCACGGGATCGACGGTGTACGACAGATCGATGTGCGCGCCGAACAGGCCACGGTCGGCCACGGCGAGGGATCCTACGGCTACCTGGTCATGCTGGCCGGCCTCGCCGAGAGCCCGGAGCGGATGCTGGAGGCGTACCGCACGCTCTACTCGGTGATGCGGCCACTGGCGAACGCGCAGTAG
- a CDS encoding GGDEF domain-containing protein, whose protein sequence is MDGQRVKFIDELTSLPDRRQLSTILARAADGGDAEMMVGLCLIDLDENLKVINDTLGHSAGDRVLIDVAQRLRQAALNAGFELFRVRGDEFAALQISAGNVSISLEALAIVFATAMEAPFAVGTGTQSIGVSIGVAVAAATTATADDLLELAYLERRERPAPQRRRSGRDSNLDAGLTADRPQLPSLYSLTQPWPDRDVLDQVQRWVSRHLAQPHPDLGRAGPVCPFVPAAISNNLITADWVVGASPDIDGVCVRLRTLIAVFTATPPTEGAAALLKAQLILFPDVRDYSIIDEVQRRLKSEFVEAGLMIGQFYPGCTEPGLWNPDFRPLDAPIAMIAIRNMVANDFPFLAGDPVWIESYLRQFAPKVPAAVRGTLADRLTQL, encoded by the coding sequence ATGGACGGGCAGCGGGTGAAATTCATCGACGAACTGACCAGCTTGCCCGACCGGCGTCAGCTCTCCACCATACTGGCTCGCGCGGCCGATGGGGGCGACGCCGAAATGATGGTCGGCCTCTGCCTGATCGATCTCGACGAGAACTTGAAAGTGATCAACGACACGCTGGGCCACTCGGCCGGCGACCGGGTGCTGATCGACGTTGCCCAGCGATTGCGGCAGGCCGCACTGAACGCGGGATTCGAGCTCTTCCGGGTCCGTGGCGACGAGTTCGCCGCGCTGCAGATTTCCGCGGGCAATGTCAGCATCAGCCTGGAAGCGCTGGCGATCGTCTTCGCCACCGCGATGGAGGCGCCGTTCGCGGTCGGCACCGGCACCCAGTCCATCGGGGTCTCGATCGGCGTCGCGGTAGCGGCAGCGACGACGGCGACCGCCGACGACCTGCTGGAGCTCGCCTACCTGGAACGACGCGAGCGGCCGGCGCCGCAACGGCGTAGGTCCGGCCGGGACTCCAATCTCGACGCGGGGCTCACCGCCGATCGACCGCAGCTACCCTCGTTGTACAGCCTCACCCAGCCCTGGCCCGACCGTGACGTGCTCGACCAGGTGCAACGTTGGGTGAGCCGGCATCTGGCGCAACCGCATCCGGACCTGGGCCGGGCCGGGCCGGTCTGCCCGTTCGTTCCGGCCGCGATCAGCAACAATCTGATCACTGCCGACTGGGTAGTCGGCGCAAGCCCGGATATCGACGGCGTCTGCGTCCGGCTACGAACGCTGATCGCGGTGTTCACGGCGACGCCACCGACCGAAGGCGCGGCCGCGCTGTTGAAGGCGCAGCTGATCCTGTTCCCGGATGTGCGCGACTATTCGATCATCGACGAGGTGCAACGGCGCCTCAAATCCGAGTTCGTCGAGGCCGGATTGATGATCGGACAGTTCTATCCCGGCTGCACGGAGCCAGGCTTGTGGAACCCCGATTTCCGACCGCTGGATGCGCCGATCGCGATGATTGCGATCCGGAACATGGTCGCCAACGACTTTCCGTTCCTGGCCGGGGACCCGGTATGGATCGAAAGCTATCTGCGCCAGTTCGCGCCGAAGGTGCCGGCTGCGGTCCGCGGCACCCTCGCCGACCGGTTGACCCAGCTCTGA
- a CDS encoding DUF4190 domain-containing protein, which translates to MTLAGTVEHPRATTVLVLGVVGLLCCGLCGPIAWVLGRRTLNEIERSGGAYGGSSQVRIGYVLGIITTVFMVCAVLLWLLLILDSLH; encoded by the coding sequence GTGACACTCGCCGGAACGGTCGAACATCCCCGCGCGACGACGGTTCTGGTGCTGGGCGTCGTCGGTTTGCTGTGTTGTGGGTTGTGCGGTCCGATCGCTTGGGTGTTGGGGCGCCGGACGCTCAACGAGATCGAGCGTTCCGGTGGCGCGTACGGCGGTAGCTCCCAAGTCAGAATCGGCTACGTCCTCGGCATCATCACCACGGTGTTCATGGTGTGCGCAGTTCTCCTCTGGTTGCTGCTGATCCTCGACAGCTTGCACTAG
- a CDS encoding metal ABC transporter ATP-binding protein, which translates to MTPESTSPGPTNPEPAVTLSGAQLSRGGRTLWSGLDLAVRPGEFVAVLGPNGSGKTSLLNVLLGRVPLDAGSATITGAPVRVGNPRIGYIPQQQPVDPGVPLRGVDLVGLGVDGHRWGVGLRHRSRRDARIAAAIAQVGAERFASTRLGSLSGGEQQRLRVAQALAGDPALLLCDEPLLSLDLANQQLVANLIERRRREHDTAVLFVTHEINPILPLVDRVLYLVDGRFRIGPPEQVMTSTVLSELYHTDVDVLRVRGRLIVVGTGDAVDALGSVGGHHPGPEQR; encoded by the coding sequence ATGACCCCCGAATCGACCAGCCCGGGACCGACAAACCCGGAACCTGCGGTCACCCTGTCCGGTGCGCAGCTGAGCCGCGGCGGCCGGACACTCTGGTCCGGCCTGGACCTGGCGGTCCGCCCCGGCGAGTTCGTCGCCGTGCTCGGCCCGAACGGCTCCGGCAAGACCTCACTGCTGAACGTCCTGCTCGGCCGCGTACCACTCGACGCCGGAAGCGCGACGATCACCGGCGCACCGGTTCGCGTGGGCAACCCACGCATCGGTTACATCCCCCAGCAACAGCCGGTCGATCCCGGGGTTCCCCTGCGCGGCGTCGACCTGGTCGGTCTCGGGGTCGACGGGCACCGCTGGGGCGTCGGCCTGCGGCACCGCTCGCGACGCGACGCACGGATCGCCGCGGCGATCGCCCAGGTCGGCGCGGAGCGGTTCGCCAGCACCCGGCTCGGCTCGCTGTCCGGCGGCGAACAGCAACGACTGCGGGTGGCCCAGGCACTGGCCGGTGACCCCGCCCTGCTGCTCTGCGACGAGCCGCTGCTGAGCCTGGATCTGGCCAACCAGCAGTTGGTCGCGAACCTGATCGAACGTCGGCGGCGCGAACACGACACCGCGGTGTTGTTCGTCACCCACGAGATCAACCCGATCCTGCCGCTGGTGGACCGGGTGTTGTACCTGGTGGACGGCCGGTTCCGGATCGGTCCGCCGGAGCAGGTGATGACCTCGACGGTGCTGTCCGAGCTCTACCACACCGACGTGGACGTGTTGCGGGTGCGGGGCCGGCTGATCGTGGTCGGCACCGGCGACGCCGTCGATGCGCTCGGTTCGGTGGGCGGCCATCATCCCGGCCCGGAGCAGCGATGA